A portion of the Microlunatus phosphovorus NM-1 genome contains these proteins:
- a CDS encoding IPT/TIG domain-containing protein, translating to MEEQDQSSDVPATEGPGGGYVAAPAIVMIAAVLFALAGIAAYTLVAFWPIPVPAGGSDTASNWFSWHGVMADETQLFIIVLAAGALGGLAHSVRSFYWYVGNRNLHSSWTLMYLALPLTGSGMALLTYLVLRGGLTTSFSTTDNVNPYGIAAISALAGLFSREAVEKLKAVFEVLLSPAEKGKDSLTGTTTIDKITPAEGAVGDLIKISGAGLSLITQVRFGGGISVAVLTASESEVTTEVPAEAVTGPLKLIGPAGAWTSRDPFTVTRGTPEEPDS from the coding sequence ATGGAAGAGCAAGATCAGAGCAGCGACGTACCCGCCACCGAGGGGCCTGGCGGTGGGTACGTCGCCGCGCCAGCGATCGTCATGATCGCCGCCGTCCTCTTCGCCCTCGCCGGAATCGCCGCCTACACACTTGTCGCGTTCTGGCCGATCCCGGTGCCGGCAGGCGGCTCCGACACCGCCTCGAACTGGTTCAGTTGGCATGGCGTCATGGCCGACGAGACACAACTCTTCATCATCGTGCTCGCCGCCGGGGCGCTCGGTGGACTGGCCCACAGCGTGCGCTCCTTCTACTGGTACGTGGGCAACCGGAACCTGCACTCGAGCTGGACACTCATGTATCTGGCGCTGCCGCTGACCGGCAGCGGGATGGCTCTCCTCACCTATCTGGTCCTTCGCGGCGGGCTGACCACCTCGTTCAGCACCACCGACAACGTGAACCCCTACGGGATCGCGGCGATCAGCGCCCTGGCCGGCCTGTTCTCACGAGAGGCCGTGGAGAAGCTCAAGGCGGTGTTCGAGGTCCTGCTGTCGCCGGCCGAGAAAGGAAAGGACTCGCTCACCGGAACCACGACGATCGACAAGATCACGCCTGCGGAGGGTGCGGTCGGTGATCTGATCAAGATCAGCGGAGCCGGGCTCTCTTTGATCACCCAGGTCAGGTTCGGCGGCGGTATCTCAGTTGCTGTGCTCACGGCCTCGGAGTCCGAGGTGACGACCGAGGTGCCCGCGGAGGCAGTCACCGGACCACTCAAGCTGATCGGACCAGCCGGTGCCTGGACCAGCCGCGACCCGTTCACGGTGACTCGAGGCACGCCGGAGGAGCCGGATTCCTGA